The segment CCCGAAGGAGCTCTGGAACAACATCTGCTGCAGCACCGGGCCGATCATGACCTGCACCGTCTCGTCCAGCGGCACCGGGCGGAACTCGCCGCTGGCGATGCCGCGCTCCAGCACGCTGCCTATGAGCTGATGGCTGGGTTCGATCACCTCGTCCACATAGAACTGGGCCAGCTCGGGGAAGTTGCGCGCCTCGGCCACCATGATCTTGCAGATGCCGGCGGCCCCGCCCTGCCCCACCCGGCGCCACCATTCGCTCATCACAAAGCGCAGCAGATCGGCCATGCTGCCCTGATGCTGAGCCACGATTTGCAGGCCTTCGGCAATGTGCACGGCCAGGTTCTCGCGCACCACGGCCTTGAACAGCTCCTGCTTGCTGGGGTAGTAGAGGTAGAGCGTGCCCTTGGACACGCCGGCACGGGCCGCCACCTCCTCGGAGCGCGTGGCGGCAAAACCCTTGTCCACAAAGAACTCCAGGGCCGCAGCCAGCAGCTCCTGGGGGCGGGCCTCCTTGCGACGCTGGCGCACGGGCGCCGGCTGGCGCGCGTCGGCGGACGCGGACCGGGATGCGGGAGCGCGGGCTTGGGCGGCGGGCTTGGACATGGGGGAATACTGACTGACTAGTCAGTAATGTATGCATGGGACTCCCGGGGGTCAAGCCATGCGGGGCCGCTATCATCGCCGCCGCATCTAGTTTTCCCGGAGTACAAGCGTTGGACCTGCTGCTGTTGATCAAGGCCGCCATCATGGGCGTGGTGGAAGGCCTGACCGAATTCCTGCCGATCTCCTCGACCGGTCACCTGATCCTGGCCGGCGCCCTGCTGGGCTTTGACGACGAGAAGAGCAAGGTCTTCGACATCGCGATCCAGACCGGTGCCATCTTCGCTGTGATCCTGGTCTACTGGCAGCGTCTGGCCGAGACGGCCACCGGCGTCTTCAGCGAGCCGCGCTCGCGCCGCTTCGTGCTCAATGTGCTGATCGGCTTCCTGCCGGCCGTGGTGCTGGCCCTGCTCTTCGGCAAGGCGATCAAGGCCCATCTGTTCACGCCCACCGTGGTGGCCACCACCTTCATCCTGGGCGGCTTCGTGATCCTGTGGGCCGAGAAGCGCCCCGCCACCGCCGTAAAGGTGCATAGCGTGGACGACCTGACGCCCCTGCAGGCCCTGCAGGTCGGCCTGGTGCAGTGCCTGGCCATGGTGCCGGGCACCAGCCGCTCGGGCTCCACCATCATCGGCGGCATGCTGCTGGGCCTGTCGCGCAAGGCGGCCACCGACTTCAGCTTCTTCCTGGCCATCCCCACCCTGATCGGGGCCGGCGTCTACAGCCTGATCAAGGAGCGTCATCTGCTGTCGGCGGCCGACATTCCGCTCTTCGCCACCGGCCTGCTTTTCTCCTTCATCAGCGCCTGGATCTGCGTGCGCTGGCTGCTGCGCTACATCTCCAGCCACAGCTTCGTGCCCTTCGCCTGGTATCGCATCGCCTTCGGCATCGTGGTCCTGGCCACGGCCTGGACGGGCCTGGTGGTCTGGGCGGACTGAGCAGGACGGCAATAGGGCCTGAGCCGGCAGGCCCTGCCGCCAGGCCTTAAAATTACGCCATGACGATCACCATCAAGACCGGCGCCGACATCGACGGCATGCGCATCGCCGGGCGCCTGGCCTCCGAAGTGCTGGACATGCTCACCCCGCATGTGAAGCCCGGGGTCACGACCGAGCAGCTGGACAAGCTGGCCCACGACTACATCGTCAATGTGCAGAAGGCCATTCCCGCGCCGCTGAACTACCAGCCGCCGGGCTACACGCCCTACCCCAAGTCGAGCTGTACCTCGATCAACCACGTCGTCTGCCACGGCATTCCCAACGACAAGCCGCTGCGCGAGGGCGATGTCGTCAATATCGACGTGACCTTCATCCTCGACGGCTGGCATGGCGATTCGAGCCGCATGTATCCGGTCGGCGAGATCAAGCGCGCCGCCGAACGCCTGCTCGAGGTGACCCACGAATGCCTGATGCGCGGCATCGCGGCCGTGAAGCCCGGCGCGCGCACCGGCGCCATCGGCGAGGCCATCCAGACCTATGCGGAGGCCGAGCGCTGCTCCGTCGTGCGCGACTTCTGCGGCCACGGCGTCGGCAAGAAGTTCCACGAAGAGCCCCAGGTGCTGCACTACGGCCGCCCCGGCACCCTGGAGGAGCTGGTGCCCGGCATGATCTTCACCATCGAGCCCATGATCAACGCCGGCCGCCGTGAGATTCGCGAAATGGGCGATGGCTGGACCATCGTCACCAAGGACCGCTCGCTCTCCGCCCAGTGGGAGCACACCATCCTGGTGACCGACACGGGCTACGAGGTGCTGACCCTCTCGGCCGGCAGCCCGCCGCCGCCCGACTTCATCACCGCCGCCGCCGCGGCCTGAGGCGGCGCCCGCCGATGAGCCAGGGCCCGGATATCGCCGAGCTGCGGCGCCAGTTCAAGCAGGGCAAGCAGGCGCTGCTGGCCGAGTTCCTGCAGCAGCGCGCCAGCGTCACCGGGGCCCGGCGCCTGATGCGCCAGCTGGCGCGCCAGGTGGACGCCACCCTGCAGGCCCTCTGGGCTCATGCCGGACTGCCCGAGGAGGCCTGCCTGGTGGCCGTGGGTGGCTATGGGCGCGGCGAGCTCTTCCCCTACTCCGATGTGGACGTGCTGCTGCTCCTGCCCGATGGGCTGGAGGCGCACCAGCCCGGCGTGCTCAAGAGCGCCATCGAGGGCTTCATCACCGCCTGCTGGGATGTGGGCCTGGAGATCGGCTCCTCGGTACGCACCCTGGGCGAATGCGTGAGCGAGGCCGCGGGCGACGTCACCGTCCAGACCGCCATGCTGGAGGCCCGGCCCCTGGCCGGCGCCAAGCCACTGTTCAAGCAGTTCGAGCGCCGGCTGATGCAGGCCATGGACGCACGCGCCTTTCTGCGCGCCAAGCGTCTGGAGGCCCAGCAGCGCCACGTCAAGTACGACGACACACCCTACGCCCTGGAGCCCAACTGCAAGGAAAGCCCGGGCGGCCTGCGCGACCTGCAGATGCTGATCTGGATTGCCCGCGCCGCCGGCCTGGGCAAGACCTGGCAGGCGCTCAGCACCCGCGGCCTGATCACGCCCTTCGAGAGCCGCCAGCTGCAGCGCAACGAGGGCCTGCTGGCCCTGATCCGCTGCCGCCTGCACGCGGTGGCCGGCCGGCGCGAGGACCGCCTGGTCTTCGACCTGCAGACCGCCGTGGCCCAGAGCTTCGGCTACGCCTCCACCGACGGGCAGCGCGCCTCCGAGGTGCTGATGCGCCGCTACTACTGGGCGGCCAAGGCGGTGAGCCAGCTCAACCAGATCCTGCTGCTGAATCTGGAAGAGCAGATCATGGGCTCGCAGCAGGGCCTGATGCGTCCCATCAACGAGCGCTTCCTGGACCGCGCCGGCATGCTGGAAGTGGCCAGCGACGACCTCTACGAGCGCGAGCCCCACGCCATCCTGGAGACCTTTCTGGTCTACCAGCAGACGCCCGGCATCAAGGGCCTCTCGGCGCGCAGCCTGCGTGCGCTCTACAACGCGCGCGGCCTGATGGACGGCGCCTTCCGGCGCGACCCGGCCAACCGCGCCATGTTCATGCGCATCCTGCAGCAGCCCGAGGGCCAGACCCATGCCTTCCGGCTGATGAACCAGACCTCGGTGCTGGGCCGCTACCTCTGGGTCTTCCGCCGCATCGTGGGCCAGATGCAGCACGACCTCTTCCACGTCTACACCGTGGACCAGCACATCCTGATGGTGCTGCGCAATGTGCGGCGCTTCTTCATTCCCGAACACGCCCACGAATACCCCTTCTGCTCGCAGCTGGCCGCGCAGTTCGACAAGCCGCATCTGCTCTACATCGCCGCCCTCTTCCACGACGTGGCCAAGGGCCGTGGTGGCGACCACTCCGAGCTGGGTGGCACCGAGGCACGCCGCTTCTGCCGCGAGCACGGGCTCTCGCGCGAGGACACGGCCCTGGTGGTCTTCCTGGTGCAGGAGCATCTGACGCTCTCGCGCGTGGCGCAGAAGGAAGACCTCTCCGACCCCGAGGTGGTGGCCGCCTTTGCCAAGCGCATGGGCGATGTGCGCCGCCTCACCGCGCTCTACCTGCTCACCGTGGCCGACATCCGCGGCACCAGCCCCAAGGTCTGGAACGCCTGGAAGGGCAAGCTGCTGGAAGACCTCTACCGCCTGACGCTGCGCGCCCTGGGTGGGGCCAAACCGAATCTGGATGCCGACATCGAGGCCCGCAAGCAGGAGGCCCGCCAGCTGCTGGCCCTGCACGCCATGCTGCCCGATACCGAGACCCCGCTCTGGGCCACGCTGGAGCTGAGCTATTTCGCACGCCACGAGGCGGGCGACCTTGCCTGGCACGCGCGCTCGCTGTGGCGCCATGTGGACGGCGGCGCGCCGGTGGTGCGGGCCCGGCCCTCGCCGGTGGGCGAAGGCCTGCAGGTGCTGGTCTACGCCCCCGACCGCCAGGATCTCTTCGCCCGCATCTGCGGCTATTTCGACGGCGCCGGCTTCAACATCCTGGACGCCAAGGTGCACACCACGCGCAGCGGCTATGCGCTGGACACCTTCCAGGTCATCAGCCCCGACCAGGACCTGAACCACCGCGACCTGGTCTCCCTGGTCGAAGCCAAGCTCGGCCAGGCCCTGGCCAGCGAGGGCCCGCTGCCCGAGCCGCGCCGCGGCCGGCTCTCGCGCCGGGTCAAGAGCTTCCCCTTCACGCCGCGCATCGCGCTGCGCCCAGACGAGCGCGCCCAGCGCTGGCTGCTGTCCATCAGCACCAGCGACCGCGCCGGCCTGCTCTACGCCATCGCCCGCGTGCTGGCCCGTCACGGCATCAATCTGCAGCTGGCCAAGATCTCCACCCTGGGCGAGCGCGTGGAAGACACCTTCCTGGTCGACGGCCCGGCCCTGCAGCAGAACAAGGCCCAGCTGCAGATCGAAACCGAGCTGCTCGACGCAGTCTCGCTACCAGCATGAGCCTGGGCTATCTGATCAAGGCCGAGGAGGCCCTGGCCGATCTGGACCAGTTCAACAGCATCATCGATGTGCGCTCGCCCGCCGAGTTCGCCGAGGACCACCTGCCCGGCGCGGTGAACTGGCCGGTGCTGGACAACGAGGAGCGCCGCATCGTCGGCACGCTCTACAAGGAATCGCCCTTCGAGGCCCGCAAGCTCGGTGCCGCCCTGGTGGGCCGCAATATCGCCCGCCATCTGGACGAGCGCGTGCGCGACAAGCCCAAGCACTGGAAGCCCCTGGTCTATTGCTGGCGCGGCGGCCAGCGCTCGGGCGCCATGAACTGGTTCCTGGGCCAGATCGGCTTCCGCTCGCGCCAGCTGCAGGGCGGCTACAAGGCCTACCGCGAGCGCGTTCGCGCCGATCTGGATGAGCTGCCCCTGGCCCTGGACCTGCGGGTGCTGTGCGGCCGCACCGGCAGCGGCAAGACCCGCCTGCTGCAGGCCCTGGCCGCCGAGGGCGCCCAGGTGCTGGACCTGGAGGGTGCGGCCCGGCATCGCGGCTCGGTGCTGGGCGGCCTGCCCGAGCAGCCGCAGCCCAGCCAGAAGGCCTTCGACTCCGAGCTCTGGGGGCAGCTGCGCGCGCTGGACACGGCCCGCCCGGTGTTTGTGGAGAGCGAGAGCCGCAAGATCGGCCAGCTGCGCGTGCCCGAGGCCTTGCACCGGCGCATGCGCGAGCAGGGCCACTGCCTCTGGATCGAGATGCCCGAAGCCGCCCGGGTGCAGCTGCTCCTGCAGGACTACGCGCATTTCGCCGCCGCGCCCGAGGCCTTCTGCCGCCTGCTGGACGGTCTGGTGGAGCTGCGCGGCCGCGAGACCGTGCGGCGCTGGCAGGCCCAGGCCCTGGCGGGCGAATGGGCCCAGGTCTTTGCCGCCCTGATGCGCGAGCATTACGACCCCGGTTACGAGCGCTCCCTGCAGGGCCACTACCGCCTGCTGCCCCAGGCCCTGAGCCTGGCCCTGCCCAGCGGCGAGCCCGAGGATCTGCAGACGGCCGCGCGCGAGCTACTGCGCCAGTTGCCCAACGCCGCGGCTTGATCCGCATCAAGCCGTGGCAGCCAGGGCCCTGGCAGCATGGCGCCACGATGCGAAGCACCGAGAAAGCCCTGCAGGAATCACGCGCCTTTGGCGTGCGCCCCATTCCCTTGCTGCGGCCCCTGGGCTGGCTGGCGCGTGGCTGGCACGACCTGCTGGCCTGCCCCGGCCCCTCGCTGTGCCAGGGCTTGCTCATGGCCCTGGCGGGTGCCCTGATCGTCTTTCTGGCGCGCCAGCAGTTCTGGCTGCTGGCCGGCGCCTTCTCCGGCTTTCTGCTGGTGGCGCCGGTGCTGGCCACGGGCTTTTATGCCATCAGCCGAGCGCTGGAGCGCGGCGAGCAGCCCGGCTGGCACACGGTGCGCAGCGCCTGGCGGCCCCAGCGCGAGCGCGGCGGGCGTCTGGTGATCTTCGGCGTGCTGCTGGCCTTTGCCGGCACCGGCTGGGTCATGACTTCGGCCTCCCTGATCACGGCCCTGGCCCCGGGGCGGGTGGACACACCGCTGGACTTTGTGCGCCAGGTGGTGCTGAGCGAGCAGGGTCTGCTGTTCGAGGCCTGGCTGGGCCTGGGCGCCCTGCTGGCAGCGCCGGTCTTTGCGTCCACCGTGGTGGCCATTCCCCTGCTGCTGGACCGGGACATCTCGGTGCTGGGCGCCGTCTACACCAGCTGGCGCGTGGTGATGGAGCATCCCGCACCGGTGGCCCTGTGGGCCCTGCTGCTGATGAGCCTGACCCTGCTGGGCATGGCCACCCTGATGCTGGGCCTGATTCCCCTGCTGCCCCTGCTGGGCCACGCCAGCTGGCATGCCTACCGCGACCTGGTGCGAGCGCTCTGATGTTTGGTTATAGCGAAGAGCAGATCGCCGCCTTCGGCCTCAGCTTCGGGGTCGGCGCCTTCATGCTCTACATGGTGTTCATCATCCTGCAGCTGGCGCGCGAGTCCAAGGCCGGCCGGTTCGGCACCTTCATCCTGCTGCTGGGCCTGGGCTTCGGCCTGGTGGGCTTTGCGGCCAAGGGCGTGATCAAGTACTTCCTGGGCGGCATCGAGCACTGAGGCGGCAGATCGCCGGGGCCGGGGCCGCGACCGCGGCCTAGGGCTGAAGATCACCGGCCAGGCTGGCCAGGGTCTCGGGCACGATGTCCATATGGGCCGGGTAGTGCCGGTGGTCGCAGCCCAGCTTGGCGCGGGCCCCGGCCCGTAGCGCCTGGCGCGCCGGGGCCGTGAACTCGAAGCGCAGAAAGTGCACCGCCGAGGTCTTCTCGGCGTTCTCGCGCTCCAGGTCCTCGTCGGCAATCGCGTAGACGCGCTCATGCCCCTCCACCTCCACGAAGAGCCTGTCCTCCACCCCGATCAGGCGGGCCAGTTCGCGACGGCGCTCATGCGGGTCGGGATACTCGATCAGCAGGGTGGCTTTCCAGTTCGTGCCGTCAGGCACCAGGGGCGCATAGGCCTCGATCTCGGCCTGTATGCCCTCCTCCTCGAAGATCTTCTCGATGCGCAGCATCTCCTGGATCTGGTATCGGATGCTGCGCTCGTCCTCGAACTGCAGGTTCAGATGCTCGCCCAGGCGCACGCTGCGCAGGCGACGGTGGGCAATGATGCCGGCCTGCCCCTGCTTGCGCTGGCGCGCATAGGCTTCCAGGCTCATCAGACTGTCGGCGGTGATGGTGGGGGGACTCATGCTCTGCACTCCGGTTTCGCAGCCACCGCTCAGACCAGCCCGTAGGCCAGGCGCAAGAGGCTCAGGGGATGCGCCAGGCTTCTGGCGGGCGTGCCGGCCTGCGCCATGCCCTGGGCGATGTGGTGTCCTGCCAGGGCGCAGTCGCTGGCAATGTGATCGGGCTCGTCCCGGGCCATGGCCTTGAACACGGGCCGGCCTATCTTCATGGCCACGGGGTGATACGGCGTCTTCACGCCATAGGTGCCGGCATGGCCCGAGCAGCGCTCCACCGTGTTGAGCTTGAGCTCCACGGTCTGGCCGATGAGCTTGAACATCTCCTCGGTCTTGCGGCCTATCCTCTGCACCCGGCCATGGCAAGGCACGTGGTAGGACACCCGACCCAGCGCCGTCTTGAAATCGGTCTTGAGCAAGCCGTCCTTGTGGCGCGCCACCAGGTACTCGAAGGGGTCCCACATGGCGTCCTTCACCTGCTGCACCGCCGCCTCGTCCGGGAACATCAGGGGCAGTTCCTGCTTGAACATCAGGGTGCAGCTGGGGATGGCGCTGATCAGGGCATAGCCCTGCTCGACATAGCGCTGCAGCACGGGGATATTGGCGTTCTTGTGCCGTTCCACCGTCTCCAGGTCCCCCAGCTCCAGCTTGGGCATGCCGCAGCAGGCCTCCTTCTCGACGATCACATAGGGGATCTCGTTGTGCGCCAGCACCTTGAGCAGGTCATGGCCGATGCCGGGCTCGTGGTAGTTGATGTAGCAGGTGGAGAAGATGGCCACCTTGCCCGGCGTGCGCTCGCCCGCCGTGGCCACCGAGGCCGG is part of the Shinella sp. XGS7 genome and harbors:
- a CDS encoding TetR/AcrR family transcriptional regulator; the protein is MSKPAAQARAPASRSASADARQPAPVRQRRKEARPQELLAAALEFFVDKGFAATRSEEVAARAGVSKGTLYLYYPSKQELFKAVVRENLAVHIAEGLQIVAQHQGSMADLLRFVMSEWWRRVGQGGAAGICKIMVAEARNFPELAQFYVDEVIEPSHQLIGSVLERGIASGEFRPVPLDETVQVMIGPVLQQMLFQSSFGACQMHRPLPEPAAVLQMQMDLMLEGLLQRPPPR
- a CDS encoding undecaprenyl-diphosphate phosphatase, with amino-acid sequence MDLLLLIKAAIMGVVEGLTEFLPISSTGHLILAGALLGFDDEKSKVFDIAIQTGAIFAVILVYWQRLAETATGVFSEPRSRRFVLNVLIGFLPAVVLALLFGKAIKAHLFTPTVVATTFILGGFVILWAEKRPATAVKVHSVDDLTPLQALQVGLVQCLAMVPGTSRSGSTIIGGMLLGLSRKAATDFSFFLAIPTLIGAGVYSLIKERHLLSAADIPLFATGLLFSFISAWICVRWLLRYISSHSFVPFAWYRIAFGIVVLATAWTGLVVWAD
- the map gene encoding type I methionyl aminopeptidase, yielding MTITIKTGADIDGMRIAGRLASEVLDMLTPHVKPGVTTEQLDKLAHDYIVNVQKAIPAPLNYQPPGYTPYPKSSCTSINHVVCHGIPNDKPLREGDVVNIDVTFILDGWHGDSSRMYPVGEIKRAAERLLEVTHECLMRGIAAVKPGARTGAIGEAIQTYAEAERCSVVRDFCGHGVGKKFHEEPQVLHYGRPGTLEELVPGMIFTIEPMINAGRREIREMGDGWTIVTKDRSLSAQWEHTILVTDTGYEVLTLSAGSPPPPDFITAAAAA
- a CDS encoding [protein-PII] uridylyltransferase, coding for MSQGPDIAELRRQFKQGKQALLAEFLQQRASVTGARRLMRQLARQVDATLQALWAHAGLPEEACLVAVGGYGRGELFPYSDVDVLLLLPDGLEAHQPGVLKSAIEGFITACWDVGLEIGSSVRTLGECVSEAAGDVTVQTAMLEARPLAGAKPLFKQFERRLMQAMDARAFLRAKRLEAQQRHVKYDDTPYALEPNCKESPGGLRDLQMLIWIARAAGLGKTWQALSTRGLITPFESRQLQRNEGLLALIRCRLHAVAGRREDRLVFDLQTAVAQSFGYASTDGQRASEVLMRRYYWAAKAVSQLNQILLLNLEEQIMGSQQGLMRPINERFLDRAGMLEVASDDLYEREPHAILETFLVYQQTPGIKGLSARSLRALYNARGLMDGAFRRDPANRAMFMRILQQPEGQTHAFRLMNQTSVLGRYLWVFRRIVGQMQHDLFHVYTVDQHILMVLRNVRRFFIPEHAHEYPFCSQLAAQFDKPHLLYIAALFHDVAKGRGGDHSELGGTEARRFCREHGLSREDTALVVFLVQEHLTLSRVAQKEDLSDPEVVAAFAKRMGDVRRLTALYLLTVADIRGTSPKVWNAWKGKLLEDLYRLTLRALGGAKPNLDADIEARKQEARQLLALHAMLPDTETPLWATLELSYFARHEAGDLAWHARSLWRHVDGGAPVVRARPSPVGEGLQVLVYAPDRQDLFARICGYFDGAGFNILDAKVHTTRSGYALDTFQVISPDQDLNHRDLVSLVEAKLGQALASEGPLPEPRRGRLSRRVKSFPFTPRIALRPDERAQRWLLSISTSDRAGLLYAIARVLARHGINLQLAKISTLGERVEDTFLVDGPALQQNKAQLQIETELLDAVSLPA
- the mnmH gene encoding tRNA 2-selenouridine(34) synthase MnmH; its protein translation is MSLGYLIKAEEALADLDQFNSIIDVRSPAEFAEDHLPGAVNWPVLDNEERRIVGTLYKESPFEARKLGAALVGRNIARHLDERVRDKPKHWKPLVYCWRGGQRSGAMNWFLGQIGFRSRQLQGGYKAYRERVRADLDELPLALDLRVLCGRTGSGKTRLLQALAAEGAQVLDLEGAARHRGSVLGGLPEQPQPSQKAFDSELWGQLRALDTARPVFVESESRKIGQLRVPEALHRRMREQGHCLWIEMPEAARVQLLLQDYAHFAAAPEAFCRLLDGLVELRGRETVRRWQAQALAGEWAQVFAALMREHYDPGYERSLQGHYRLLPQALSLALPSGEPEDLQTAARELLRQLPNAAA
- a CDS encoding DUF2189 domain-containing protein, coding for MRSTEKALQESRAFGVRPIPLLRPLGWLARGWHDLLACPGPSLCQGLLMALAGALIVFLARQQFWLLAGAFSGFLLVAPVLATGFYAISRALERGEQPGWHTVRSAWRPQRERGGRLVIFGVLLAFAGTGWVMTSASLITALAPGRVDTPLDFVRQVVLSEQGLLFEAWLGLGALLAAPVFASTVVAIPLLLDRDISVLGAVYTSWRVVMEHPAPVALWALLLMSLTLLGMATLMLGLIPLLPLLGHASWHAYRDLVRAL
- a CDS encoding DUF2788 domain-containing protein, which produces MFGYSEEQIAAFGLSFGVGAFMLYMVFIILQLARESKAGRFGTFILLLGLGFGLVGFAAKGVIKYFLGGIEH
- a CDS encoding DUF3501 family protein; translation: MSPPTITADSLMSLEAYARQRKQGQAGIIAHRRLRSVRLGEHLNLQFEDERSIRYQIQEMLRIEKIFEEEGIQAEIEAYAPLVPDGTNWKATLLIEYPDPHERRRELARLIGVEDRLFVEVEGHERVYAIADEDLERENAEKTSAVHFLRFEFTAPARQALRAGARAKLGCDHRHYPAHMDIVPETLASLAGDLQP
- a CDS encoding (Fe-S)-binding protein, whose translation is MSTREGNLEAPTRHPLDWKNPAFYDEALCLQEMERIFDICHGCRRCVSLCQSFPTLFDLVDEGPTGELDGVDKRDFWKVVDQCYLCDLCYMSKCPYVPPHSWNLDFPHTMLRAKAIKFRKGEVGAAEQFLASTDVHGQFAGIPVVVQTVNAVNRTRLARRALDAGLGVHPEAWMPELAGWRFRWGAARSPASVATAGERTPGKVAIFSTCYINYHEPGIGHDLLKVLAHNEIPYVIVEKEACCGMPKLELGDLETVERHKNANIPVLQRYVEQGYALISAIPSCTLMFKQELPLMFPDEAAVQQVKDAMWDPFEYLVARHKDGLLKTDFKTALGRVSYHVPCHGRVQRIGRKTEEMFKLIGQTVELKLNTVERCSGHAGTYGVKTPYHPVAMKIGRPVFKAMARDEPDHIASDCALAGHHIAQGMAQAGTPARSLAHPLSLLRLAYGLV